From Agelaius phoeniceus isolate bAgePho1 chromosome 27, bAgePho1.hap1, whole genome shotgun sequence, one genomic window encodes:
- the LOC143695926 gene encoding uncharacterized protein LOC143695926: protein MEEEEKPWRFRTRRGCKPSPGSCREERAPLSQEGGRRSSQSSELVEKPHGREKPHKCLECGKDFSRRLDLTQHQVIHTGEQPYECEECGKRFSWSSSLRRHQVIHTGERPYECEECGKSFSQSSILIQHQRIHTGEKPFECGECGKSFRQRGSLMQHQMIHTGDRPYECGECGMSFSQKGHLMQHQRIHTGGKPYECVECGKCFSQSSGLRKHERIHTGEKPYECGECGKSFSIKFQLTEHQRIHSGEKPYKCGECGRSFRESWALIRHQVIHTGERPYTCLECGKSYGWHSDLRKHQQRVHSGEKPYKCSECGKRFHRSSDLLVHERSHTEERPFRCPDCGKGFKLNSHLTIHRRIHTGERPYKCGECGKSFSQRSILTKHQQRRH, encoded by the coding sequence atggaggaggaagaaaagccctggagattccgcacgaggaggggctgcaaacccagcccagggagctgcagggaggaaagagcccccctgagccaggaaggtggccggagatccagccagagctcagagctggtggagaagcctcatggcagggagaagccccacaagtgcttggaatgtgggaaggatTTTAGTCGGAGATTGGACCTGACCCAGCACCaggtgatccacactggggaacagccctatgagtgtgaggaatgtgggaagcgtttcagctggagctccagcctgaggcggcaccaggtgatccacactggggagaggccctatgagtgtgaggagtgtgggaagagcttcagccagagctccatCCTGATCcaacaccagaggatccacactggggaaaagccctttgagtgtggggaatgtgggaagagcttcaggcagagggGGAGCCTGATGCaacaccagatgatccacactggagaCCGGCCTtacgagtgtggggaatgtgggatgagcttcagccagaaGGGCCACCTGATGcaacaccagaggatccacactgggggaaagccctatgagtgtgtggaatgtgggaagtgcttcagccagagctctggCCTGAGGAAACAtgagaggatccacactggggaaaaaccctatgagtgtggggagtgtgggaagagcttcagcatcAAGTTCCAGCTGACAGAACACCAGAGGATCCACTCTGGGGAaaagccctacaagtgtggggaatgtgggaggaGCTTCAGAGAAAGCTGGGCCCTGATTCGGCACCAGGTGATCCACACGGGGGAACGGCCCTACacctgcttggaatgtgggaagagctatGGGTGGCACTCGGACCTGAGAAAACACCAGCAGCGTGTTCACtctggggagaagccctacaagtgtTCAGAGTGTGGAAAGAGGTTTCACAGGAGCTCCGATCTCCTTGTACATGAGCGGAGTCACAccgaggagaggcccttccgctgccccgactgcgggaagggcttcaagctaAACTCCCACCTCACCatccaccggcgcatccacaccggggagaggccctacaagtgtggggagtgtgggaagagcttctcacaGAGGTCAATCTTGACCAAACACCAACAGAGGCGCCACTAA